The Apostichopus japonicus isolate 1M-3 chromosome 20, ASM3797524v1, whole genome shotgun sequence genome contains a region encoding:
- the LOC139962101 gene encoding methionine aminopeptidase 2-like — protein sequence MATVANANHTEEVQNEIKVETVADDEATKDEQDTGDQTEKKKRKRKKKKKQGANQHEDSSEAMNGDVDVITPQLEKQTLEDKNEEDQAAEGGAEDGEEKAAEASSKKKKKKKKKKGGPKQQTDPPTIPISELFPDGKYPKGEEVEHAKSRDGKTAAWRMTDQEKRALDLAHEDIYNDLRQAAEAHRQVRKYVQGFIKPGMKMIDICEKLEEASRKTINENGLDAGLAFPTGCSINHCAAHYTPNAGDNTVLQYDDVCKIDFGTHINGRIIDCAWTVAFNPKYQPLLDAVKDATNTGIKEAGIDVRLCDIGERIQEVMESYEVELDGKTYQVKAIRNLNGHSIGQYRIHAGKTVPIVKGGDATRMEENEFFAIETFGSTGKGMVHDDMECSHYMKNYDVGHVTLRTAKSKALLNTINRNFGTLAFCRRWLDRLGESKYLMALKNLCDSGAIDAHPPLCDIKGCYTAQFEHTIMLRPTCKEVVSRGDDY from the exons GAAAAAGCggaaaaggaagaagaagaaaaaacaag GTGCAAACCAACATGAAGATTCATCGGAGGCAATGAACGGTGATGTTGATGTTATTACTCCCCAACTTGAGAAGCAAACCCTTGAGGATAAAAACG AAGAAGACCAGGCAGCGGAAGGGGGAGCAGAGGATGGAGAAGAGAAAGCAGCGGAAGCTTcatcaaagaagaagaagaaaaagaagaagaagaagggtgGTCCGAAACAACAGACTGACCCACCCACCATCCCTATATCAGAACTATTCCCAGATGGGAAGTATCCCAAAGGAGAAGAGGTGGAACATGCAAAGAGTCGAGATGG aaaaacagcagCCTGGAGAATGACGGACCAGGAGAAGCGGGCCCTGGACCTTGCCCATGAAGACATCTACAACGACCTGCGCCAAGCGGCGGAAGCCCATCGACAAGTGCGTAAATATGTCCAAGGCTTTATTAAGCCCGGCATGAAGATGATTGATATATG TGAAAAGCTGGAAGAGGCATCAAGGAAAACAATCAACGAGAATGGTCTCGATGCTGGACTAGCCTTCCCGACCGGCTGCTCGATCAACCACTGTGCGGCCCACTACACCCCTAATGCTGGTGACAACACTGTCTTACAATACGATGACGTGTGTAAGATTGACTTTGGTACTCACATTAATG GTCGTATCATTGACTGTGCATGGACAGTGGCCTTTAACCCCAAGTACCAGCCTTTGCTGGATGCCGTGAAGGATGCAACAAACACAGGCATTAAG GAAGCCGGGATTGATGTCAGACTGTGTGATATCGGTGAAAGGATACAGGAAGTCATGGAGTCGTATGAAGTTGAGCTGGACGGGAAGACTTACCAAGTGAAAGCAATACGTAACCTGAATGGACACTCCATAGGCCAGTATAGAATCCACGCAGGCAAGACGGTACCCATCGTCAAAGGAGGAGATGCCACGCGGATGGAG GAAAATGAATTTTTTGCCATCGAGACTTTCGGCAGCACAGGCAAGGGTATGGTACACGATGATATGGAATGCTCTCATTACATGAAGAATTATGACGTCGGTCATGTGACACTCAG AACTGCCAAATCCAAAGCGTTACTTAACACAATCAACAGGAATTTTGGAACTCTTGCTTTCTGTCGGAGATGGCTAGATCGACTTGGTGAATCCAAGTACTTAATGGCATTGAAGAACCTTTGTGATAGTG GAGCTATTGATGCCCACCCACCCCTCTGTGATATCAAGGGCTGTTACACCGCCCAGTTTGAGCACACCATTATGCTGCGGCCAACGTGCAAGGAAGTGGTGAGTCGTGGTGATGATTACTGA